In a single window of the Coffea eugenioides isolate CCC68of chromosome 3, Ceug_1.0, whole genome shotgun sequence genome:
- the LOC113765112 gene encoding uncharacterized protein LOC113765112, which translates to MDEKKVNCDLGPIANSIAADDKHKFTSLVKEQLKNSKNGICSVSLGEMLSRICLHRSTDCASALLAGETGLKVDINAALIRGGYPLHLAAHHLSFELAKLFLEHGARTNVVADDKLPLQVALDAISHHDFIADWTPEKSVFKLIYMLCLPSLRKPLEVVKLLSAGIDSKDVEKVGSYCVEEGKLIQLAALLMVNREKLLEPLQGYEADGSILGLYIANKLSSVILEKYQLIADGKYQQTRSCKRMRDMMLSATTLLQIFEWAGDAIEEYHFRIKEMRLSNSVIADDLTGLLQRFRFLGPSDQINCSITRLREDEIDELVKLKPHKKSSMQGLVKQNKAVSNTRTFSTCSQLPALGPCHLVRSFHTCTEPTSTSDLKLFKPVNGTITQVMNPVMPRFKKAAMRVCVLALGIRRRIQ; encoded by the exons ATGGATGAGAAAAAG GTGAATTGTGATCTGGGACCCATAGCAAATTCCATTGCTGCTGACGACAAGCATAAATTTACGAGCTTGGTTAAAGAACAGCTGAAAAATAGCAAGAATGGGATATGTTCTGTTAGTCTTGGTGAGATGCTTTCCAGGATTTGTTTGCACCGGTCAACTGATTGTGCTAGTGCTCTCCTTGCAGGAGAGACTGGACTCAAAGTAGATATTAATGCAGCACTTATTCGTGGAGGATACCCGTTGCACCTTGCTGCTCATCATCTGTCATTTGAGCTAGCAAAGCTGTTTCTTGAACATGGAGCTCGGACAAATGTAGTTGCTGATGATAAGCTTCCTTTGCAAGTTGCACTTGATGCAATAAG CCATCATGACTTTATTGCTGATTGGACCCCAGAAAAATCTGTCTTTAAGTTGATTTATATGCTATGCCTACCATCTTTG CGTAAACCACTGGAGGTGGTAAAGTTGCTCTCCGCTGGCATTGACTCTAAAGATGTTGAGAAAGTAGGCAGCTACTGCGTTGAAGAAGGGAAACTTATTCAACTGGCTGCTTTGCTTATGGTGAACAGGGAAAAGCTTCTGGAGCCCCTTCAAGGTTATGAAGCGGATGGCTCTATCCTTGGGCTGTACATTGCAAACAAGTTGAGTTCAGTGATCCTTGAGAAGTACCAATTGATTGCAGATGGTAAATATCAACAGACTAGGTCTTGCAAGCGGATGAGGGATATGATGCTCTCTGCGACGACGTTGCTTCAAATTTTTGAGTGGGCTGGTGATGCTATTGAGGAGTATCATTTTAGAATAAAAGAGATG AGGTTAAGTAATTCCGTGATAGCAGATGATCTCACTGGCTTGCTTCAGAGGTTTAGATTTCTCGGGCCAAGTGACCAGATAAACTG TTCTATCACGCGTTTGCGAGAGGATGAGATAG ATGAACTTGTTAAATTGAAGCCCCACAAAAAGTCTTCAATGCAAGGATTGGTCAAACAAAATAAG GCTGTATCAAATACCCGAACATTTTCTACATGCTCTCAGCTTCCTGCACTAGGTCCTTGCCACCTGGTTCGCTCATTCCATACTTGTACCGAACCAACAAGTACTTCGGATCTCAAGCTCTTTAAACCAGTGAATGGAACCATCACTCAGGTAATGAATCCAGTAATGCCAAGGTTTAAGAAAGCTGCGATGCGAGTATGTGTTCTGGCTTTGGGCATCAGGAGAAGGATTCAATAG
- the LOC113764725 gene encoding divinyl chlorophyllide a 8-vinyl-reductase, chloroplastic, producing MSICAAYNGLALHSPKAESFSRLISSNFINRIQVRPAPYSPSLHLSGHFKFGKERCHLISASATPTVESSKTSFRSKNPEDISVLVVGSTGYIGNFVVKELVKRGFNVIAIARERSGIRGRNDKDKTSEMLNGANVCFSDVTQLDVLEKSLAERVASVDVVVSCLASRNGGVKDSWKIDYEATKNSLVAGRRFGASHFVLLSAICVQKPLLEFQRAKLKFEAELMKAAEQDAGFTYSIVRPTAFFKSLGGQVDLVKDGKPYVMFGDGKLCACKPISEPDLASFIADCVLSENKINQILPIGGPGKALTPLEQGQILFRLLGKEPKFLKVPIEIMDFAIGVLDFLVKIFPSLEDAAEFGKIGRYYAAESMLVWDPETGEYSAEKTPSYGKDTLEEFFDKVLREGMAGQELGEQTIF from the coding sequence ATGTCCATTTGTGCAGCTTATAATGGACTCGCACTGCACTCGCCAAAAGCAGAAAGCTTCAGCAGACtcatttcttctaattttaTCAATCGTATTCAGGTAAGACCAGCCCCTTATTCTCCTTCTTTACATTTATCAGGACACTTTAAATTTGGTAAAGAAAGATGTCATCTGATATCAGCTTCAGCTACACCAACCGTTGAAAGTTCCAAAACTTCATTCAGGAGCAAAAACCCAGAAGATATTAGTGTTCTGGTTGTGGGTTCAACCGGCTACATTGGGAATTTTGTAGTTAAAGAGTTGGTCAAAAGAGGCTTCAATGTCATCGCCATTGCTAGGGAAAGAAGTGGCATTAGAGGTCGGAATGATAAAGATAAGACCTCGGAAATGTTAAATGGAGCTAACGTATGCTTCTCAGACGTAACTCAGTTGGATGTTTTGGAGAAGAGTTTAGCAGAAAGAGTGGCTTCAGTTGATGTTGTTGTGTCTTGCCTTGCTAGTCGAAACGGTGGCGTGAAGGACTCGTGGAAGATTGATTATGAAGCCACAAAGAATAGTCTTGTTGCTGGCAGGAGATTTGGGGCTTCACATTTTGTTTTGCTATCTGCAATCTGCGTGCAAAAACCCCTCCTTGAATTTCAAAgagcaaagctgaaatttgaagcTGAATTAATGAAAGCAGCAGAACAGGATGCTGGATTTACCTATAGTATTGTAAGACCAACAGCATTCTTCAAGAGCCTTGGAGGACAggttgatttggtgaaagaTGGAAAGCCGTATGTGATGTTTGGGGATGGAAAGTTGTGTGCTTGCAAGCCAATCAGCGAGCCTGATTTGGCCTCATTCATTGCGGATTGCGTATTGAGCGAGAACAAGATTAATCAGATTCTGCCAATTGGAGGACCTGGGAAGGCTTTGACGCCGCTGGAGCAGGGGCAGATTTTGTTCAGACTGTTAGGGAAAGAGCCCAAGTTCCTGAAAGTGCCAATTGAGATAATGGACTTTGCCATTGGTGTTCTTGATTTCCTCGTCAAAATATTTCCTTCGCTGGAAGATGCAGCTGAGTTTGGGAAGATCGGTCGGTACTATGCCGCTGAAAGCATGCTGGTGTGGGATCCTGAAACTGGAGAATACAGTGCTGAGAAAACACCAAGTTATGGAAAGGACACCTTGGAAGAATTCTTTGACAAGGTCCTCAGAGAAGGAATGGCCGGTCAGGAACTAGGCGAGCAGACAATTTTTTAG
- the LOC113764560 gene encoding double-stranded RNA-binding protein 2-like, with the protein MYKNQLQEFAQRSCINLPSYSSIREGPDHAPRFKAKVNCNGEIFESPKFCCTLRQAEHAAAEVALKMLSQRGPSRAVAAKVLDETGVYKNLLQETAHRAGMKLPVYTTVRTGPGYAPVFTCTVELSGMSFSGEPAKTKKQAQKSAAMAAWFSLKEMSHICSSSYHLSDLGRKDEQEQVIVARYLSSLRLPEMSISGQGEKGKLRKEIFRVKGNVIPCGVGSPSFRMKHQNSTYSYLPPEWFLYETCHRGVPQQSHFLALPSTSTSIPRPRFFPFIQSMMLRPDIGSIFWAREQEPIAAVPEPRPLFYLSNNLLPVPDRNDSRVTIEEIEENSPMQEEWLNKDVNPSCWRDNFLSSASGIPTLDVSNHPQSQHSSLEEELLQKETGERQVQSTNGTSKSIWPIKPNKEFSWLPPGFMCNRQSVTEAGEAWLQPQNIKSPGFLWSDVQHLHSKVASCPKDTRHSAGLTTVSGVTGRNGGAFSSASFRPVVSNRSLPVSTPRTAVFTGSTRPRVECKMKHSHPKPCASQMAPAVQIRTVMPVRSSPTRRMPSPSQEGTSSEGEIKRAEVTGKDISTASSEFCRLQI; encoded by the exons ATGTATAAGAATCAACTGCAGGAATTTGCTCAGCGAAGCTGCATTAACTTGCCATCATACTCCAGCATACGGGAAGGACCGGACCACGCCCCCCGGTTCAAAGCCAAGGTGAACTGCAACGGAGAGATTTTTGAGAGCCCAAAATTCTGTTGTACTTTGAGACAAGCTGAACATGCAGCAGCTGAGGTTGCACTAAAAATGCTGTCACAAAGAGGCCCATCAAGAGCTGTAGCTGCAAAAGTTCTG GATGAAACTGGTGTTTACAAGAATTTACTTCAGGAAACAGCTCATAGAGCAGGAATGAAGCTTCCAGTCTATACTACTGTCCGGACTGGACCAGGATATGCTCCTGTATTTACCTGCACAGTTGAACTTTCTGGGATGAGTTTTTCTGGGGAGCCAGCCAAAACCAAAAAACAAGCTCAAAAGAGTGCCGCAATGGCTGCTTGGTTTTCCTTGAAAGAGA TGTCACACATATGCTCTTCCTCCTACCACTTATCAGATCTTGGCAGAAAGGATGAGCAAGAACAAGTAATTGTTGCTCGTTATCTTTCTAGTTTAAGGTTACCAGAAATGAGCATATCCGGACAGGGAGAAAAGGGCAAACTACGGAAAGAAATATTTCGAGTTAAAGGGAATGTAATTCCATGTGGTGTTGGCAGTCCATCCTTCAGAATGAAGCATCAGAATTCCACCTATTCTTATCTTCCCCCAGAGTGGTTCTTGTACGAGACCTGCCATCGAGGAGTTCCTCAGCAGAGTCACTTCTTGGCTCTTCCTTCTACTTCTACTTCTATCCCAAGACCCAGATTTTTTCCATTCATTCAATCTATGATGCTTAGGCCAGATATTGGTTCAATCTTTTGGGCAAGGGAACAAGAACCTATTGCTGCTGTACCAGAACCTAGGCCTCTTTTCTATTTGTCCAACAATTTGTTGCCAGTTCCAGATAGGAATGATTCCCGTGTTACCATAGAAGAGATAGAAGAAAACAGCCCAATGCAAGAAGAGTGGCTAAATAAGGATGTTAACCCCTCTTGCTGGAGGGACAATTTCCTATCCAGTGCATCTGGGATTCCCACACTAGATGTTTCAAATCATCCTCAATCTCAACATTCCAGTTTAGAAGAAGAGTTGCTACAAAAAGAAACTGGAGAGAGGCAGGTGCAGTCTACCAATGGAACGAGCAAATCCATCTGGCCAATTAAGCCAAATAAAGAATTCAGTTGGTTACCACCTGGATTTATGTGCAACAGACAGAGTGTTACAGAAGCAGGAGAAGCCTGGTTGCAACCCCAGAACATAAAGAGTCCAGGCTTTTTGTGGTCTGATGTTCAACATCTGCACTCTAAGGTGGCTTCTTGTCCAAAAGACACAAGGCATTCAGCAGGCCTTACAACTGTTTCTGGTGTGACAGGACGAAATGGTGGTGCATTTTCCTCTGCCAGCTTCCGACCCGTAGTTTCAAATCGATCTCTACCTGTTTCAACACCCAGGACTGCAGTTTTCACCGGTTCAACCAGACCTCGTGTAGAATGCAAGATGAAGCACTCCCATCCGAAGCCTTGTGCCAGTCAAATGGCACCAGCAGTTCAAATTCGAACAGTAATGCCAGTACGTTCATCTCCTACAAGGAGAATGCCATCTCCTAGCCAGGAAGGGACTTCCTCAGAGGGTGAGATAAAGAGAGCTGAAGTAACGGGGAAGGACATCTCAACTGCAAGCTCAGAATTTTGTAGACTTCAGATATGA
- the LOC113767057 gene encoding uncharacterized protein LOC113767057 isoform X2: MNSSASLQNSLPDDIALKIALSLQVSDVCSLGSCSRFWRELCGSDHVWEALYRDRWPAIDLGEESSADENGNHHLHQQLDLNLMFGFKDVQMFFLRPNINVLFNLIGLHYCFSKLDLPAECVAEALSMCRISERQVCVRWWKLGRWFYGFRLRDESLSRNVTLGDLATSKEEEVLGVLHRGAIHEVLRVQISAAKPECTPW, translated from the exons ATGAATTCATCAGCCAGTCTTCAAAATTCGCTTCCCGATGATATTGCCCTCAAAATTGCTTTGTCGCTTcag GTATCAGATGTTTGTTCACTGGGCAGTTGCTCAAGGTTCTGGCGCGAGCTATGTGGGTCTGATCATGTCTGGGAGGCTCTGTACAGAGATAGATGGCCTGCAATTGATTTAGGTGAGGAATCTTCAGCTGATGAGAACGgaaatcatcatcttcatcaacaGTTGGACCTCAATTTAATG TTTGGATTTAAGGACGTCCAGATGTTTTTTCTCAGACCAAACATCAATGTGCTTTTCAACTTGATTGGCTTGCATTATTGCTTCAGTAAGCTTGACTTGCCG GCTGAGTGTGTTGCAGAAGCACTAAGCATGTGCAGGATTTCAGAAAGGCAAGTATGTGTCAGATGGTGGAAGCTTGGTAGATGGTTCTATGGCTTTCGCCTGAGGGATGAATCACTTTCTCGTAATGTTACTTTAGGAGATCTTGCAACatccaaagaagaagaagttcTCGGGGTGCTTCATCGAGGTGCAATTCATGAGGTATTGCGTGTTCAGATCTCGGCTGCAAAACCTGAATGCACTCCCTGGTAA
- the LOC113767057 gene encoding uncharacterized protein LOC113767057 isoform X1, whose translation MNSSASLQNSLPDDIALKIALSLQVSDVCSLGSCSRFWRELCGSDHVWEALYRDRWPAIDLGEESSADENGNHHLHQQLDLNLMGWRGLYAHKHNEMARKAASIFNYVERCLAFEAIEVGYYLKAVEDLSAMQFGFKDVQMFFLRPNINVLFNLIGLHYCFSKLDLPAECVAEALSMCRISERQVCVRWWKLGRWFYGFRLRDESLSRNVTLGDLATSKEEEVLGVLHRGAIHEVLRVQISAAKPECTPW comes from the exons ATGAATTCATCAGCCAGTCTTCAAAATTCGCTTCCCGATGATATTGCCCTCAAAATTGCTTTGTCGCTTcag GTATCAGATGTTTGTTCACTGGGCAGTTGCTCAAGGTTCTGGCGCGAGCTATGTGGGTCTGATCATGTCTGGGAGGCTCTGTACAGAGATAGATGGCCTGCAATTGATTTAGGTGAGGAATCTTCAGCTGATGAGAACGgaaatcatcatcttcatcaacaGTTGGACCTCAATTTAATG GGATGGAGGGGGTTGTACGCACATAAGCACAATGAGATGGCACGGAAAGCTGCCTCTATATTTAATTATGTGGAAAGATGTTTAGCATTTGAAGCAATTGAGGTTGGATATTACTTAAAAGCAGTTGAAGACCTATCTGCAATGCAGTTTGGATTTAAGGACGTCCAGATGTTTTTTCTCAGACCAAACATCAATGTGCTTTTCAACTTGATTGGCTTGCATTATTGCTTCAGTAAGCTTGACTTGCCG GCTGAGTGTGTTGCAGAAGCACTAAGCATGTGCAGGATTTCAGAAAGGCAAGTATGTGTCAGATGGTGGAAGCTTGGTAGATGGTTCTATGGCTTTCGCCTGAGGGATGAATCACTTTCTCGTAATGTTACTTTAGGAGATCTTGCAACatccaaagaagaagaagttcTCGGGGTGCTTCATCGAGGTGCAATTCATGAGGTATTGCGTGTTCAGATCTCGGCTGCAAAACCTGAATGCACTCCCTGGTAA
- the LOC113765502 gene encoding uncharacterized protein LOC113765502: MSMVSQDCFSNNAAAVASLVLPHSQSPNPRSNSTTFFHDFKAICLSVSRKFPSFTTSRLNRNHHFSSFPILMASVGAPSETLEASSSGIVGANDLMIVGPGVLGRLVAEKWREEHPGCQIFGQTVTSDHHAELIEMGIKPSVKGTQVSHKFPYVIFCAPPSQTSDYAGDIREAASNWSGEGSFLFTSSSAPYDCNDNGSCDEDSPAVPIGRSPRTDVLLKAEKVVLEAGGCVVRLAGLYKADRGAHVYWLSKGTSDVRPDHILNLIHYEDAASLSVVILKKKLRSRIFLGCDNHPLSRREVMDLVERSGKFSKKFQGFTGTSDPLGKKLNNSKTRAELGWEPKYPSFAQFLGVS, translated from the exons ATGTCAATGGTCAGCCAAGATTGCTTCTCCAACAATGCTGCTGCCGTTGCTTCTCTAGTCCTGCCGCATTCCCAATCCCCAAACCCACGCTCCAATTCCACTACTTTCTTCCATGACTTCAAGGCCATTTGTCTCTCAGTTTCTAGGAAATTCCCCAGCTTCACCACTTCTCGCCTCAACCGAAACCATCATTTCTCATCATTTCCAATTTTAATGGCCTCCGTAG GTGCACCAAGTGAAACATTGGAGGCTTCATCCTCAGGAATTGTTGGAGCCAATGACTTGATGATTGTTGGACCAGGTGTTTTAGGGCGCTTAGTGGCTGAAAAATGGAGAGAG GAACACCCCGGGTGTCAAATTTTTGGGCAGACAGTTACTTCAGATCACCATGCCGAATTGATTGAAATGGGGATCAAGCCATCAGTGAAAGGGACACAAGTGTCTCATAAATTTCCTTATGTTATATTTTGTGCTCCTCCATCTCAGACTTCAGACTATGCTGGTGATATCAG GGAAGCTGCATCTAACTGGAGTGGGGAAGGTTCATTTCTTTTTACTTCAAGCTCTGCTCCCTATGACTGCAATGACAATGGATCATGTGATGAG GATAGCCCTGCAGTTCCAATTGGAAGGAGCCCCAGGACAGATGTTCTTCTCAAAGCTGAGAAAGTGGTGCTGGAAGCCGGTGGCTGTGTTGTTAGATTAGCTGGACTCTAC AAAGCAGATAGAGGTGCACATGTCTATTGGTTGAGCAAAGGGACTTCTGACGTACGTCCAGATCACATCCTCAATCTTATACACTATGAG GATGCAGCGTCACTTTCTGTTGTCATCTTGAAGAAGAAACTTCGCAGTCGTATCTTTTTGGGCTGTGACAATCATCCCTTATCCAG GCGGGAAGTGATGGATTTGGTAGAAAGAAGTGGAAAGTTCAGCAAAAAATTTCAGGGCTTCACAG GAACCAGCGATCCTTTAGGGAAGAaattaaataattcaaaaactCGTGCAGAATTAGGATGGGAACCAAAATATCCCAGCTTTGCCCAATTCCTTGGGGTCTCCTGA